The nucleotide sequence TCATTATACAATATGCTACAGTATGTCTGCTCAGTTGCTATACTTCACTACTGCCAAGCATAGCATCGTATTAGAAAGCTGAATTTTAACAACAATCTTGCATTGCTTGGTGAgatttatattgtacatttgacGGCAAAGTATtgcataattataatttattcttTCAATGTATGTCTTGTCAGAATTTAGTCATTTAGTTTGTGACTCTTTGGACAATGAGAACCTTGTTCCAATAGAACTAAAATTACAATATCCAGTTTGTATGGGAATTGAGATATTCAAactttttttgataaaataaagtaCCCTCATTAAAATGCTTGTGTGTACAAGAGTTGTTAAGGCTACATGAAAGattattttgtatgaaaatgatTGTATTCAGAATTACAATGCTATATTGTATCCATAACATGTAGTGAAATCGTGTTGTGACTACAATAAGGTGTATAAACAAAGGTCTCAACACAGTATAGGTCAGGGAGTCATCCCACAATAAACATATCATTGGTGAGAACAGATGAAGTATTGTAATACATAAATGGTTTGAAATCAAAGAGTGGATTTAAAGTACGTACTGTGTTTTGAAGTTTGAACTCTGAAAGGATAACAGATCATATAGCTGGGTTGTCAATATGGCATGTAACACTCGCCAAGTAGCTACATGAATCATGATCagtgtaaatgtaatgtatgaATTCTTGTTATCAGAAAGAGAATTTATACAACCCGggtatgtcataaaaatgacaatCATTCAATTTCTTAGTGGACACAATGACTTCAAGTTCCACTTCACATACAAAACTATAGGAGCACATGAGAGTAAGTcaactttgttctattttgaccctctagcatgatgtaaaatgctattacaggtaccgGGTACTGAAAATAGGTCAacgttctattttgaccctctagcatgatgtaaaatgctattataAGTAGCTAGACTATTACATGATTTTATTACtgtgatgtatttatgtaatGAAAACCCAAAACTATAGCAGTTATAGTCATTCAGTCATGTGAATTAACGAAATTTTTTGTAAACTATAGTATGCTAATCTATTGTCATAGCAACCATTCTACCTATAATAAGGTGTGTGATCAAGAGTTGACATGTTTAATGATGTTCTACTATTCATTCACTTGTAAACTACacaattcataatttatacaaatgtttaagattatttgaaaatttacagtGGAATTTGAGATCAAATATGAAAAGGAAAACTTTATGCAAAAAGTTGGTAGATAAATCATGGATACTTTCTGATCGTACTCCTTGTCAACTTTTTGTTATACTTGTGTACTTTCTTTAGTTGATTTTGAATATTCCATTAGTTTTTAATTGCATTTTAATAGCCTTGTCCCACCAAATTATGTACTATATCCATATGCCAAAGTTTTAAAGCCTCTAGTAACAGATTAAGTCATCTGATGAAATTGACATGGTTTCCAATTCATGTGATGATAATTTTTGTAAGTGAAAGAAACTTCCTGAAAAGCCAGGATGAACTTCAGTTCACCCACTTCACCCAGCATAACAGAATAAGTGAATTGTATATTGACAGATATGGGACACAGCAGGTCAGGAGAGGTTTCAAAGTCTTGGAGTTGCATTTTATCGTGGAGCTGATTGTTGTGTACTTGTCTTTGATGTTACAATGCCTAACACATTCAAATCATTGGATAGCTGGCGGGACGAATTCCTGATACAAGCCAGTCCACGAGATCCTGAAAATTTCCCATTTGTCGTCCTTGGCAACAAAATAGATCTTGAAAACAGAGCGGTGAGTCTAGAAATCTATAGTGTCAATATAACCAAACCAAAAGTGTGAGAATTAAATATACTTTGTAACTCTGATATCTTTTCGTATATGTATTTGGGTAACGTATAGTAGCTTGTCGCAAGACATTctaaattttattacaaactcgCAACTGCTActaaaatttgtcattttcatgaaTTGATAGTGATATGAAATAACAATTAGTTTACATTTTGACTAAAAACACAAAGTGCCTGAAATTGTGAAGCCAACTGCAACTACTTATGATAACTCTGTACTGTCTTTTATAGGAAGGGGTTTTCATAAGAAATGTAACAGTTGAGAAAGGTTGTAAAATTCTGTCATTGGATATTTCAAAGTGCTGTCaccaaaaaaaacaagaaattcaGAAGTTGAAGTGTCTTGAACGTTATGTTCCTGTTGTCATGAATTTAGGTGTGTTTGTCAAGTAGATGTGTTTGTGTATCTCATGCTGTGGTATCCTTTTATTATGTAGGTCTCAACTAAAAGAGCCCAGGCGTGGTGTCACAGTAAAAATGACATTCCGTATTTCGAGACAAGTGCAAAAGAGAGTATCAACGTCGAGCAGGCCTTCCAAACTATTGCAAAGAATGCCCTGCTGCAGGAGACAGATGCTGAGTTGTACCAGGAATTCCCAGATCAAATCAAACTCAATCCAGACCAGAAACCCAAATCAGAAGGGTGTGGTTGTTAAAGTTCATCTGGACTTGCTCTCGGTATACTCAAGAATTTTCAGTTGTCAGCTGGATGCTTCAGGGAAAGTTCTTAGGTTATAGGGCATAGGTCATGGGTCACATGACCATGACTTGGTCTAGGATGAATCCTACTCGATGAGAATAAAAATGCACCGGTGAACATTTACATCCAAACGTCAGAATTTTTGACATCTTTCGTTGAACCATCTGGCAAGTTACAGAATTTTTGTTATGTTGATCACATTGAATAATGAAAGTGTTTCTTTATTGCTGCTACAGTAACATTTAGCTATACTTTTCAGGTTGGCATTTTTAGAAACGACGTCAACACTACTAAGATGATTTATAACTTCAGGGTCAACTAATCATTGTTTGTTAGAACGAATTCACTCCATCAAGTAGTGTTTCATAAAGATGGAAATGCTAACAGCCATAATAAGAAAtagtataaattatgtatgtcaCTTTATGAGAGACTTTCTCCGACTATTCTGACTGGAAATTTTAACATCAAATAATCTTGAAGAAATAAatgctatacatacatacatatataccattGCATATTAGAAgcagaaataaagaaatactttTTGGCTACTGTCAACGACCTAAAGACAGGCGTGTCAGGGCATTGGTAACACATTTAATTCAGCAACAAGTTTATTGTTAAAAGCCATTGTGAAATATAAATACGATGGCGACTATTTGCATGGGGGTTAGTGTGTGTTCAGTGTCTACAAAACAGTGAACCAAGCGATTGAGGCAAGGAATTGGCTAATCATGAAAAATCAGCATGTATGTAAAAGCTTAAGAATTTGTAGTATCTGTTGCACTGTTTAGTgtgtgaataaaaaaaaaagagggttgttttttttttctacacttGAATCTGTCCTTTGAAAACAAATGCCGCATAAGTAGGTGATATTGACTTGTAcattaattgtaattttataaaGGAACTCCAGTGACCAAGCCATATGTAATACTtcataatatttcttcattcaaatCTACTTTTATTCTTTAAATTGTATggtagtttttttgttttttgttttttgatttgagaaaaaaaaactttgatgataatgatgatataatattatataagtGCATCTAGTAAAAATGCCTCACAGGTTTGACTAGTCCATtaaaagttatgaaaatttAGCTTGATGGCATTTTTGCAACGACAAAATATTGTGATGTAGTGCATTTCAGGCAACTTGACATTAGGTGATTTGTTTTACAGTTTATTTGTAAACCAACCTTTTTCTTCTCCAAGTATGTTACAGAAATTCTTTAAGAAGGAGATGTAGTTATTTGGTTCCTACATAACTTCTTCCAATGTACTATTGTCAAATATTGCTCTAAATTAATATGCTTACACCAgtaatgtttgttattgataACCACATCACTTTTGAAATAGGTCATGAAATGCTCCATCCATGTTGGTGGTAGACTTCCTGATAGACAGTCCTGATGACTACATGATATTGCAGCTCTGATCAACACAGCTGTTGTAACACAATGTTTGACAACATTTAGTTCACCTGTCTCAAAAACTTAATAGTGTTTATTCAGTGgttttacatgtaactatgatacacacacacaagcatagATTTATATTGATGTATCATCAATGGCTGTAATATTGAGAGTTTGGTTGTGCCCCAGTAATCTATGCTACACATACTAGATTAGGTTATTGGAGCGCCACCAATGACTACATTGTACAGTCTCACTTCACTCAGAAACAAGATTTCAAAAGTGATGTCCTTGTCTCTTCATATATACCATATAATCCTAGTTCACTCCCCGTTAACACCTGATTgtaatttcatatcatataGAGTTGTA is from Glandiceps talaboti chromosome 1, keGlaTala1.1, whole genome shotgun sequence and encodes:
- the LOC144453735 gene encoding ras-related protein Rab-7a, whose amino-acid sequence is MSSRKKVLLKVIILGDSGVGKTSLMNQYVNKKFSNQYKATIGADFLTKEVMVDDRLVTMQIWDTAGQERFQSLGVAFYRGADCCVLVFDVTMPNTFKSLDSWRDEFLIQASPRDPENFPFVVLGNKIDLENRAVSTKRAQAWCHSKNDIPYFETSAKESINVEQAFQTIAKNALLQETDAELYQEFPDQIKLNPDQKPKSEGCGC